One segment of Triticum aestivum cultivar Chinese Spring chromosome 2A, IWGSC CS RefSeq v2.1, whole genome shotgun sequence DNA contains the following:
- the LOC123184285 gene encoding uncharacterized protein encodes MSGEGYQAVIDGLLARRGLVYSRLQVKNQIVVLKNTYTFWRYMQVHTGLGRKPDGTIDADSEFWITHTEKKPYLRKLQWGPPANEELLDQLFRGYTVDGSTAFVPGDDYGQNQGQDLGAGEEEEEFQGTPTSNQRSQRCKRSTSTSSTLTSPLKKSKSPMVKIVKDIASTFKESVAANTKQMRRLHFL; translated from the exons ATGAGTGGTGAAGGGTACCAAGCCGTTATCGACGGCTTACTTGCTAGAAGGGGGTTGGTATATAGCCGTTTGCAGGTGAAGAACCAGATAGTCGTACTCAAAAACACTTACACTTTCTGGCGATACATGCAAGTGCATACAGGGTTGGGGAGGAAACCAGATGGAACCATTGATGCCGACTCTGAGTTCTGGATAACACACACAGAG AAGAAACCATACCTACGGAAGTTGCAGTGGGGTCCTCCAGCAAACGAGGAGTTGCTTGATCAATTGTTCAGAGGTTACACTGTGGATGGAAGCACAGCCTTTGTGCCTGGAGATGATTACGGTCAGAATCAAGGGCAAGATTTAGGtgcaggagaggaagaggaggagtttCAAGGAACACCTACAAGCAACCAGAGGAGCCAGAGATGCAAGAGGTCAACAAGCACTTCGAGCACTTTGACCAGTCCATTGAAGAAGAGCAAGAGCCCAATGGTGAAGATTGTGAAGGACATAGCTAGTACCTTCAAGGAGTCTGTCGCAGCCAACACTAAGCAAATGAGAAGGCTGCATTTTCTGTGA
- the LOC123184286 gene encoding uncharacterized protein has protein sequence MAEEEQSKAEPSLVSADTSRPHLPRRRFPTTAGEGTDKLAMAAATDAARGFLKAAAGEGTDKARLYSRQPARAVKYHCNFDLYQSPVANTGATHPTTVTVAAMLCLNMTYK, from the exons ATGGCAGAGGAAGAGCAGAGCAAAGCAGAGCCTTCTCTGGTGTCCGCGGACACGTCTCGCCCGCATCTTCCGCGTCGCCGTTTCCCAACAACGGCCGGCGAGGGTACCGACAAGCTGGCGATGGCGGCAGCGACGGATGCGGCTCGAGGATTCCTCAAGGCCGCCGCCGGCGAGGGTACCGACAAGGCTAGGCTCTACTCGCGTCAGCCGGCGAGGGCGGTCAAGTACCACTGCAACTTCGACCTATACCAGTCGCCGGTGGCCAACACTGGCGCGACCCACCCGACGACGGTGACAGTTGCCG CGATGCTCTGTTTGAATATGACGTACAAGTGA
- the LOC123191341 gene encoding disease resistance protein RGA5-like encodes MDLATGAMGSLLPKLAKLLTEEYNLQQGVREGVESLKKEMKSMHLALCKVAEVPREQLDEQVKHWAGEVRELSFDMEDVVDKFLVHLHEGSEPAENSNKLKRLTKKMAGLFTKGKARHEIADAIKDINKQVQEVAKRQTMYNVDGMVTSLPTTTSIDPRLGALYKEVTELVGIAGKRDQELMNLLLEGDDMSNKKLKIVSVVGFGGLGKTTLVKTVYDKIKGDFSCSAFVSVGRNAEARQVFMDILLDRNMKKIRDDLCINESQFNLSNERQLIDLLLEGLADKRYLIVIDDIWDPTLWTHINYAFSNSNNFGSRLITTTRIVSVSKLCCSSTNDSVYKMKPLSDDDSKRLFFKRIFAQESGCPREFEEVSAGILKKCGGVPLAIITIASTLASGQKRNSLDEWHVLLESIGRGLTEDRSVDEMMRILSFSYYDLLPRLRTCLLYLSMFPEDRVIMKDQLIWMWIAESFIPCGKANSSFFEVGETYFNELVNKSLIQPTYDELGSVHGCRVHDSVLDLICSLSGEENFVTIVSGTGDTISSEGIVRRLSLQNGRKEEGQTRPLRCESIGKVRSVVTFAPAIDLMPPFSSFVVLRVLDLDEYDGIKEGHLNLQELGRLLHLRYLRLSGHGITELPEEIGKLKFLQVLIFPGSTRLPSTVIKLTGLMCLRTDGGRLHLPYGVGNLGSMEVLNEIKVGSVSIVQELGSMHRLRELNIQFESSELLEAFVESLGKMQKIQRVEISANCEPQVSMDLLGEGWLPPASIQEFVMRRGVKLSTLPAWNAYHLSQLSKLALSVGVVRQKDLEFLGRLPALRILWLLSDNQRPLVVGAEGFRCLENVFLASKSPSQILFQPGALPKADQVTIEIGLRVAKEEAAGTGGYWFDMGIENLSSLRHIDVWFRRSGVTVGEAKQAKAALVDALRAHPNRPTLKIYFDVDIPEDARDEDVYTKDEESD; translated from the exons ATGGATCTGGCAACGGGCGCCATGGGCTCCCTGCTCCCCAAGCTGGCCAAGCTCCTCACCGAGGAGTACAATCTGCAGCAAGGCGTCAGGGAAGGCGTCGAATCTCTCAAGAAAGAGATGAAGAGCATGCACCTCGCCCTCTGCAAGGTGGCGGAGGTGCCGCGGGAGCAGCTCGACGAGCAGGTCAAGCACTGGGCGGGGGAGGTGAGGGAGCTGTCCTTCGACATGGAGGATGTCGTCGACAAGTTCCTGGTGCATCTCCATGAGGGTTCTGAGCCTGCAGAAAACTCTAATAAGCTCAAGCGGCTCACAAAGAAGATGGCCGGCTTGTTCACCAAGGGGAAGGCTCGCCATGAGATCGCTGACGCGATCAAGGACATCAATAAACAAGTCCAAGAGGTTGCTAAAAGGCAAACAATGTACAATGTCGACGGTATGGTCACCAGCCTCCCTACCACGACTTCTATCGACCCTCGTCTTGGAGCTCTGTACAAGGAAGTGACAGAGCTGGTTGGCATTGCTGGAAAAAGGGATCAAGAGCTAATGAATTTGCTTTTGGAGGGGGACGACATGTCCAACAAAAAGTTGAAGATTGTCTCTGTTGTCGGATTCGGAGGATTGGGCAAGACCACTCTTGTGAAGACGGTCTATGACAAGATTAAAGGAGATTTCAGTTGTAGTGCTTTTGTTTCGGTCGGTCGAAATGCCGAGGCAAGGCAGGTTTTCATGGACATCCTTCTTGACCGTAATATGAAGAAAATCCGCGATGATCTTTGCATTAATGAAAGTCAATTCAACTTGTCGAATGAAAGACAACTCATCGATCTACTCCTAGAAGGTCTGGCGGACAAGAG GTACCTCATCGTAATTGATGACATATGGGACCCAACATTGTGGACACATATCAACTATGCATTCTCTAATAGTAACAATTTTGGTAGTCGACTTATCACAACTACTCGCATAGTTAGTGTATCAAAATTATGTTGCTCATCTACTAATGATTCAGTTTATAAGATGAAACCTCTCAGTGATGATGATTCCAAAAGGCTGTTCTTCAAACGTATATTTGCTCAAGAGAGTGGATGTCCTCGTGAGTTCGAAGAAGTGTCTGCAGGTATATTGAAAAAATGTGGTGGTGTGCCATTGGCCATCATTACAATAGCTAGTACTTTGGCTAGTGGTCAGAAAAGAAATTCACTGGATGAGTGGCATGTTTTGCTAGAGTCTATTGGCCGTGGACTTACTGAAGACCGCAGTGTAGATGAGATGATGAGGATACTATCATTTAGCTATTACGACCTTCTTCCTCGTCTGAGGACATGCTTATTATATCTAAGCATGTTTCCGGAAGATAGGGTGATAATGAAAGATCAGTTGATATGGATGTGGATTGCTGAAAGCTTTATCCCATGTGGAAAAGCAAATTCTAGTTTCTTTGAGGTCGGAGAAACTTACTTCAATGAGCTTGTGAACAAAAGCTTGATCCAGCCGACATATGATGAATTAGGCTCTGTACATGGTTGTCGTGTACACGATAGTGTACTTGATCTAATATGTTCCTTGTCAGGTGAAGAGAACTTTGTTACTATAGTGAGTGGTACTGGTGATACCATTTCTTCAGAGGGCATTGTCCGTAGATTGTCCCTCCAAAATGGTAGAAAAGAAGAAGGTCAAACCAGACCTCTGAGATGTGAGAGTATAGGAAAAGTGAGGTCTGTTGTTACATTTGCACCTGCTATTGATCTAATGCCACCATTCTCGAGCTTTGTTGTTTTGCGTGTGTTAGATTTGGATGAATATGATGGTATTAAGGAGGGCCATCTCAACCTTCAAGAGCTGGGGCGTTTACTTCACTTGAGGTACCTACGTCTATCTGGACACGGAATTACTGAGTTGCCCGAAGAGATTGGAAAGCTGAAGTTTTTGCAGGTGTTGATTTTTCCTGGCTCAACAAGGCTGCCGTCGACTGTGATTAAGCTCACAGGATTGATGTGCCTACGTACTGATGGTGGGAGGCTTCATCTTCCATATGGTGTTGGAAACCTGGGATCAATGGAAGTGTTGAATGAGATCAAAGTTGGCTCTGTAAGCATTGTGCAAGAGTTGGGGAGCATGCACAGACTGAGGGAGCTCAATATTCAGTTTGAGAGCTCGGAGCTTCTGGAAGCTTTTGTGGAGTCACTAGGGAAAATGCAAAAGATCCAGCGTGTAGAAATCAGTGCCAACTGTGAGCCTCAAGTTTCAATGGATCTGTTGGGGGAAGGTTGGTTGCCCCCTGCAAGTATCCAGGAGTTTGTCATGCGCAGAGGCGTCAAATTATCTACGCTGCCGGCATGGAATGCATATCATCTGTCACAACTCTCCAAATTAGCACTAAGTGTAGGGGTTGTGCGACAGAAGGATCTGGAATTCCTTGGAAGGTTACCGGCTCTTCGGATTCTCTGGTTACTGAGCGACAACCAAAGGCCGCTAGTTGTTGGCGCCGAGGGGTTCCGTTGTTTGGAAAATGTCTTCTTGGCTTCCAAATCACCGAGCCAAATATTGTTCCAGCCAGGAGCTTTGCCCAAGGCCGATCAAGTTACCATCGAAATCGGTTTGCGGGTGGCGAAAGAGGAAGCAGCTGGCACCGGTGGCTATTGGTTTGACATGGGCATCGAGAACCTGTCGTCCCTTCGCCACATCGATGTCTGGTTCCGCCGTTCTGGAGTGACTGTCGGGGAGGCCAAGCAAGCGAAGGCTGCGCTGGTGGACGCCCTCCGCGCCCATCCTAACCGCCCCACCTTGAAAATCTATTTCGACGTGGACATACCAGAAG ATGCTCGTGATGAGGACGTCTACACCAAGGACGAAGAGTCAGATTGA